CTCGAGGCAGCGGGGAGCGGCCTCGAACGGCTCCTCTCCGTCACGCTCTACGTCACCGACATCTCGCTCTGGCCGCACGTGAACGCGGCCTACGCCAGGGTCCTCGGGGCGCACCGTCCGGCGCGCGCCGTCGTCCCCGTCAAGGAGCTCCACCACGGGTACCTCGTCGAGGTGCAGGCCGTGGCGGCGCTTCGGGAGTAGGACGGCGCCCTTGCCGGGAACCGCCCCGCGCTCGAACGTTCTGGCCTGGATCGCCTACGCGGTCTGCGCGATCGTCTGGGGGAGCACGTACTTCGCCATCGCCGTCGCGCTCGAGTCGTTCCCGCCCTACGGGATGGTTGCGGTCCGTTTCGGCGTCGCCTCGGTCCTCACCCTGGGGGTCGCGCGCCTGTTCCGGGAGCCGTGGCCAGCGCGAAAGGAGCTGCCGCACCTGGCCCTCGTCGGCGTCCTCCTCCTCGGCATCTGCAACGCTCTCATCGTCTGGTCGGAAACGCGGGTCACGTCGGGCGTCGCGGCGGTCCTGGCCGCGCTCACGCCCGCCTGGTTCGGCATTCTGACGGCCCGGACGGAGCCCCTCGGCGCTCGTGGGTGGATCGGGACCGGCCTCGGCCTCGCGGGAGTGGTCCTTCTCGTCGGACCGGGAACGAGCGGCGGAGTCGACCTCGTCGGCGTCGCGGCGATCCTCCTCGCGACCTTTCTCTGGGCGGTCGGAACGCTCCATCACCGGAAGTACGTGAGGGGAGGAGGCGCCCTGACGAACGCGGGCCTCGAGATGCTCGCCGCAGCCATTTTCGGAGCGATCCTCGCGCCGTTCGGAGGGGGCTTCGTGAGCGGGGCCGTCACGCCGAAGGCGCTCCTGGCCATCGGATACCTTGCCGTCTTCGGTTCCTGCCTCGCCTACACGGCCCACCTCTATCTGACGAAAACCTGGAGCCCTGCTCGCGCGGGGACTTACGCCTACCTCAATCCCGTCATCGCCGTCCTGCTCGGGGCGGCCTTTCTCGGAGAGGCTTTCAACGCTCGAATGGCGCTCGGGATGGCCGTCGTCCTGGTGGGCGTCGCCCTCGTCCAGTACCGGTCCCAGCGAGGCTGAAGCCGCCCGTCCGGGCTGTCGGATCCTCTCGCGAGGCGTCCCGCCGCGCGCCTTCAGCAACGGGACCCGCAGCCTCGCAGGTTTGATTCGAGGCCAGGGCGGGTCCATCCTCCCAGCTGGGGGAATCCCTTCCGGAAGGTGGAGCCATGCCCGTCGATATCCTCGTCCTGAACGGCCACGCGTGTCGGGTGCAGGCGTGAAGCGGTTCACGCTTCCCGCTTTCGCCCTCCTCCTCGCGTCGCCTTTCCTCCTCGCCAGCGAGCCGCAGACCGATCCTCGCCAGTGGATGATCGAGCTGGACGGGGAGCCTGCCGTCGAGAGCTGGCTCAGGGCGGGCGCAGCGGGACGTAAGGCTGCGCTCGGCGCGTCGGTGGCCCGGGTCGCGGAGCTGGAGAGCGTCCAGCTCCGGGTCGAGGAGCTGCTGGCGGCCCCGGAAATCGGCGCCCGCGTTCAGTACCGGACGCAAAGAGTCTTCAACGGTATCGCGGTCTTCCTCGACCCGTCCCGGGTCGACGCGATTCGCGCCCTGCCCGGCGTGAAGGCGGTGAGACCCCTCGTTCTCCATTCTCCGGCCAACTCCACGAGCGTGCCCTTCCTCGGCGTGCCGCAGCAGGTGTGGCAGGCGTACGGAAACACGGGCGAGGGCGTGAAGGTCGGGATCATCGACAGCGGCCTCGACTACCAGCACGCTATGTTCGGCGGGAACGGTGCGGAGGCCGACTACAGGGCCAACGACCGGACGGTGGCCCCCGACGCGTACTTTCCCACCGCGCGTGTCGTCGGCGGGTACGATTTCGCCGGCGACGCCTACGGCTCCGGCGGCGCGGCGAGGCCCGACCCCGATCCGATGGACTGCGACGGGCACGGGAGCCACGTGTCGGGCACCGTCGGCGGTTCGGGCGTGAAGGACGACGGCACGACCTTCCCGGGGCCCTACGACGGCAACGTCCCGTTCTCGTCCCTGCGCATCGGCCCGGGAGTCGCTCCCAGGGCGAGCCTCTACGCGCTGCGCGTCTTCGGCTGCTCGGGATCGACGGGCCTCGTGACGCAGGCCCTCGAGTGGGCAGTCGACCCGAACAAGGACGGGGACTTCTCCGACAGGCTGGACGTCGTCAACATGTCGCTCGGCTCCGAGTTCGGGGAGAGGGACGACGCGAGCGCGCTGGCGACGGACAACGCCGCCCGTGCCGGAGTCGTGGTCGTCTGCTCGGCGGGGAACAGCGGCGACACTTACTTCGTCACGGGAAGCCCGGGGTCCTCGGACTTCGCGATCTCGGTCGCAGCATCGGTCGACTCCGGAATCACGGCCGGCTCGCTCCGGGTCCTTCAGCCCTCGTCCGTCGCGGGTCTCGTCGAAGCGGGGACGGCCGCCTTCGGGGGCACGCCCCCGGGCGGCGGGACTGTCGGATCCCTCATCCCGGCCACTCCGGCGGATGCCTGCGCGACGATCACGAACGGGCCCGCTCTGAGCGGGAAGGTCGCCCTGATCAACCGGGGCGACTGCACCTTCGTCGACAAGGTCAAGCGGGCACAGGCCGCAGGCGCCGTCGCGGTCGTCATCGCCAACAACGCCGAGGGGACCCTGAACATGGGCGGAACCGACGCGACTGTGACGATCCCGTCGGTCCTGATCTCCCTCTCCGACGCCAACGAGCTGAAGGCCCAGCTCGTGAGCGACGTCGTCGTCGCACTCTTCCCGGGGTCCGACACCCTCGCCTCCTTCTCGTCCCGGGGACCGCGGCGGGAGAGCGTCCCGGCCGGGCCCAAGCCCGACATCGCGGGACCGGGCGCGTCGATCACCTCCGTCCAGACGGGCGTGACGTTCTCCGACAGGCACGGGCTTCGAGTTCACCGGCGGGAGCCCGTCCGCGACCTTGTCGGGAACGTCGATGGCCGCGCCGCACCTGGCGGGGGTGATGGCGCTCGTCAGGAAGGCCCACCCGGGGTGGACGCCCGCGGAGCTGAAGGCGGCCGTGATGAACACCGCCGGGTTCGACGTCAGCAGCCATCCGCCGGCCGGATCGCTGCCGGTCTACGGGCCGTCCCGCGTCGGTGCCGGGCGCGTCGACGCGGCCCGCGCGATCGCCACGACCGTCCTCGCCTTCAACGACGAGCGCCCCGAGCTGGTCAGCCTCGCCGCGTTCGTCGAAGGAACGGCGCCCGTGACGGCGGTGCGGAAGGTCCGCGTCGTCAACAAGGGGGCGGTCCCCGTGACTCTGACGCCGGGGTGGGCCGGCGCCGCCACGATCCCGGGGGTCCGCGTCGACGTCCCGGCGGCACCGATCGTCGTCCCGGCCGGGGGTGCGACGACGTTCGACGTGAACGTCGTCCTCGTCGATCCGACCGCGGTGACGCACGCGCCCGAACCGACGCTCGTCCTCGCGCAGGGAAGCTATGCGCCGCTGTCGAACCGGTTCTGGATGGCCGAGGCGGGAGGGGTCGTGACGCTCGCAGGCGCGGCGGCCGGGACGCTTCGTGTTCCGCTGCACGTCGTCGCACGTGGCCAGTCCGAAGTGAGGGCGGCCTCTCGGGCGCTGGGAGCTCCGGTGTCGGGTGGAGCGTTCACGATTCCACTCGTGGGGACGGGCCTGAAGACGGGGCCGCTCCTGCCTGTCGACGTCGTGTCGACCGTGTCGGCCTTCGAGCTGCACGCCGAGAGCCCGAAGAAGGCCGGGACGAGCGCCGCGCGCGCCGCCGCCGACCTCGCGTGGGTCGGCGCTGCGAGCTCCGTGCCCGCGACCGGGCTCGGAACCGATGCGACGGTCTGGTTCGGCGTGGGGACCTGGGGAGAGTGGGTGAGTCCGTCGGAGGTCACGTTCGAGATCGAGATCGACCGCAACGGAGACGGCATCGCCGACGCGAAGGTGAGGACGCTCCAGACGGGAGACGTGGAAGACCCCGCGAGCTCCGGGGAGACCGCCGACCCGACCGACGTCCACGTCGCCTTCACGTCGGCGAGCGCGCCGTCTTTCGGGACCGGGACGTTCCGCTACCTGAACGTCGACCCGGCCGCGCGGGACACGAACCTCTTCGCGTCGAACGTCGTCGTGATCCCGGCCCCGGCGGGTTCGACGGGTCTCGGTCTGTCGCCTGGAAACGCCCGGTTCCGGTACCGCGTTTCCACGTCCAGCACCTTCGTCGGAAGCGTGGACGAGACGGCGTGGCTGACCTTCGACGCCCAGAAGCCGGGCTACTCGGTGCTCGCGGCGGACGGCACGCCCTTCCACGACGACCTCGGAGGCACCGCTCTGCCGGCGCGGTACGACGCGGCGGCGGCGCAGGCGACCGGGGCGCTCGGAGTGCTGCTGCTCCACCACCACAATGCCCAGGCCTCGCGGATCGAGACGCTGACGGGGCGCAATACGCCGCCGACCGTGTCGATCGCGGAGCCTCTGCCGGGATCGACGGTCGACGCCGGGTTCCCCGTCCGCTTCCGCGCGGTGGGGACCGATGCCGACGGAGGCGACCCGCTGACGTACGTCTGGAGCTTCGGCGACGGCCGGACGGCGGCGGGGGCCGACGTGACGGCGTCGTTCGCGCGCGCCGGGTCGCAGGTCGCCCGCGTGACCGTCACCGACGGCGCCGGAGCCACCGCGACGGCCGAGGTGTCGTTCAACGTGCGCGAGCCGCAGGGCGTGACGGGGGCGTCGGCGCTGCTGCCCGTCGTCCTCGACGTGCGCGGCGTGGGGGGCGCGCCGTTCACGACGGAGGTGACGCTCGTCTCCAGGGCTGCCGCGGCCTCGCGCGCCCTGCTGTCCTACACGGCCTCGGCGGGCTCGGGCACGGGCTGGGCGGGGCTGGAGCTGGCGGCGGGGGAGACGCGGATTCTCCCCGACGTCATCGACTTCCTGAGGTCCCAGGGCCTCCCGATTCCCGACGACGGCACGAACCAGGTGGGTACCCTGCGCGTCACGCTCGTCGGCGCGACGAGCGCCGCGGACCTTTTCGTCGGCGGACGGACGTCGACGCCGGGAGACGGGGGGAGCTTCGGCCTCTTCTATGCGGACGCGGCGACCTCGACCGCGACCGCGATCGTCGCGGGCCTCCAGGAGAACGACGCGATGAGGTCGAACCTCGCGGTCGTGAACGCCGGGGCCGAACCGGTGACCCTCGCGATCCGTCTCCACGGTCCGCTCGGCGAAGACCTCGGGACGCTCGAGAACGCGGTCCTGCCGGCCTGGGGCTGGCAGCAGTACAACCGGCCCCTGCTCGGGGAGGCCGCATCCGGAAGGGCCCTCGTGACGCGGATCTCGGGGACATCCCCGTTCTCGGCCTACGGAGTGCTGAACGACGCGGGGACCTCGGACGGCTCGTTCGTCCCGCCGCTCTTCCCGGGCGCCGCGGGGCCCGCGGACCGGATGATCCCGGTCGTCCTCGACGTCAAGGGTCTCGGCACGAGCCGCTACGCGACGGAGGTGACGCTCGCGAACCTCGGCGCCGCGCCGCTCGCCCTCACCCTCACGTACGGCGCGACGGCCCAGTTCGGAGGCGGTTCGGGCTCGGTGCCGCTGACGCTCGCAGCGGGGGAGCAACGCATTCTCCCGGACGCGATCTCCTTCCTGCGCGCCGGAGGACTCGCGATTCCGGGCGGCGGGGCCAACGTCGCCGGCTCGCTCCTCGTGAAGGCTCCTGCCGGCACCTCGGTCGGGGTCCTCGTGGCGGGAGCGCGGACCTACACGGGGTCGACCCTGCGGCCCGGGACGTTCGGCGTCTACTACCCGGGCCTGACTGCGGCCGAGTCGGCCGACGGCCCGGCGTGGGTGCACGGCCTGCAGCAGAACGCGTCGATGCGCTCCAACGTCGCGTTCGTCAACGTCGGTGACGCCGGCGCCGTGACGCTCCGGGTCACTTTCTACGGCGAGGCCGGGCAGGCTCTCGAGAGCCCCGAGGAGTGGACTCTCGGCAGCGGCGAGTGGAAGCAGCTGGGCCTTCCCCTCGGCACGCGGGGCGCCACGGCGGGATCCGCGAGGATCGAGAGGATCTCGGGAACGTCGCGATTCATCGCCTACGGGGTCCTGAACGACGAGGCCACCTCGGACGGGAGCTACCTGCCGATGACGCGGTGACGGCCCGGCCGGCGCGGCCGGTCGAGGGCCCGGGGAGTGGCCGGCCCGCGAGGGACGGTCACTCCCGCGGACCCGCTAGATCAGAAAATCAAGACCTGACCCCAAGGCCTTCGTCCCGGCGTCGTAGCCGGAGGCGATCAGCTCGACGTGCCGGTCGTACTCGTTCAGGCGGAACTGGTCGACCGACGGCTCGACGAGGAGGTCGACGAAGCGCAGGCCGGAGCGCAGGGCCATGACGCTGTTGATCTCCTGGGTCCGGAGGAGAGAGCCGACGAGGGACGGGGCGCGCGTCTTCTTCGCCCACGGGAGGAGGCGGCCGCGCAGCACCTTCCAGCCCGAAAGCTCCGGTCCGAATCGGTAGGGCTTCACCTTGTCCACGGCGGGCGCGACGTTCACGCCGATCACGGTGCCGCAGTCGGCACGCGTCGCCATCCGTTCCACCGGGAAGTTGTCGACGACGCCGCCGTCGACGATGACGTCTCCCTCTTCGATGATCGGCGGGAAGACGCCGGGAATCGACATGCTCTTGCGGACCGCCCGCCAGAGCGGGCCGCGCCGGTCGACGTCGATCCGGGCGCGGGTGAGGTTCGTCGAGATGCTGAAGAACGGCGTCCAGAGGTCCTCGATGGCGCGGTCGCCGTAGAGGGACTTCATGAGGCGCAGCACCTTGCCGCCGGACATCAGGGAGACGAGGGGAAGAGTCCGGTCGTAGATCCTCGAGGGGTCCGAGAAGGTCTCGGCGAGCGACACGAGCGGCGCGGCGGAGCCGTGGAGCGCGTAGCCGGCGGCGACGACGGCGCCCATGCTCGCCCCGCCGACGAGGTCGACGGCGATTCCCGCCTCCTCGATCGCGCGGATCACCCCGACGTGGGCGACGCCGCGGGCGCCGCCGCCGCCGAGGACGAGGCCCACGCCGCGCCCGGCGAGACGGCGGGCGAGGCGCTCCTCGTCGCGGCGGTTTCCCGGCCGGACGTGATGGTGGTCGGCGACGGCGCGTTGCGCGAGCCACTCCGACGTGCCCTGCGGCTGGGCTGTCGAGGCGGCGTGTACGAGAACGAGCTCGGTCCGCGCCGGGAGCTTCAGCGCGGCGAGCCTTTCCTCGATGGCGCCAGGCTCGGGGCTGGCGCCGGCGTCGGCGACGAGGACGATGCGGTCGGCCCGCCGCAGGCAACGCTCGCTCCAGACGGTCCACTCCACACCCGCGTCCAGGATGAGGAACCGGGTGCGGTCCTCGAGCTCGCGGAGCGAAACGTCGACGGCGAGGCTCAGGGGACCGGAGAGCGGGGTGTTGGCGGCTCCGGACCGTCCGTGGCGTTCATCGAAGGCCGCTGCGCCGAGGACGAGCGTATCCCCGAGAGCTCCGAGGCGCTCGGCGAGCGTGCGCCCGAGGGCGAGGGACTCGGGGTCCTCCGTCAGCGGCACCAGCGCGATCGTGAGGCCGCCCGGCGCCTTCGCAGGGCCGGACGCGCGGGATCGGGGAGCGTGTCCGTTCATCTGGCGCTCGGCGACGATCGACGCCACCTTCAGCAGCGCCTCGGGGTGTCGGAGCGCGAAGCCCCGGAACGCCTCGCGGCTGAGCCGGATCACGTCGCTGTCGCGGAGGGCGAGGACGGTGGCCGAGCGAGGCAGCTCCGCCAGGAGGCCGAGCTCTCCGAGCGTGCTGAAGGCGCCCGTCTCCCGGACGGCGACGTCGGCGCCGTCCGGGCCCTTCACGATCGTCCGGAAACGCCCGGTGACGACGACGTACATCGCGTCGCTCGCCTCCCCCTGCCGGATGAGGACCTCGCCCGCGGCCACGCGCCGCCACTCGACGGCCTCTTCGAGGTCGCGGAACGCCGAAGGTTCCGTGAGGCCGAAGAGCTCCTCCCAGACGCGGAGGAGCTGCGTGCGCCTGAGGCGGGGGCCGATGTCGGCCGTGAGCCGGGAGGCGATCTCGGGGTGGATGCGCGAGAGCTCGTCGAACCCGGACCGCAGCAGACGGACGAGCTCTCCGTCCGTGACGGCCGTCAGGGTCGCCGACCGGGGCTGCCCGGTGAGGACGGCCATCTCCCCGGCCCAGTCCCCCTCACCGAGCTCCCCGAGCGTCACCTCGGCCCCGGACGGCGTCGCGCCCGTGACGCAGAAGCGTCCGCTCTTCACGACGAACATCGCATCGCCGGGGTCGCCACGGCGAAAGACCGTCTCCCCGGCAGTGACGCGGACCGTCGAGACGAGGGCGTCCACGGCTCCGCGGTCTGCGGCGGGAAGCGCGTCGTACTCGGGATAGTGGAAGAGAAGGGCCCCATCACCGGAGCGGGCGGCTCGTTCGTGCATGTCAGACAGGCTCCTTCGACGGTGACCGACTGGAACGGGATCGACGCGGATGGTAGCGGAACGGGGCGCCCCGCGACGCGGCCGCGTTAACGCAGCGCTGCGGGGAATCTATAATGGAAAATCAAGACCTGACCCCTGCCGAAGGACTAAGATCCGCGACGGATGGGCTCGAAACGGCTCTTCACGGACCTGCACGTTCCCTCCGGTGGCAGCTCCACGCGGCCGGCGGAGATCCTCGTCGAGGGGGAGCGGATCGCGGCCGTTGCGGGCCCGCGGGAGCTCCCCCGCGGCGACGTCGAGATCGCGAGCCTGGGTGGGCGGCTCGTGCTGCCGGGTGCGATCGACGGGCACGTCCACTTCGACGACCCCGGGTTCACGCACCGCGAGACGTTCGAGACGGGGACGCGCGCCGCGGCGGCGGGGGGCGTGACGACGGTCGTCGACATGCCCTGCACGTCGCTCCCGCCGGTCACGACCGCCTCGAGCCTGAGAAACAAGCTGGCCGTCGTCGCGCCGAAGGCGCACGTCGACTTCCTCTTCTGGGGGGGGGTCTCGGGGAACTCGATCCGGGAGGGAGACTGGCGTCGTGACGTCGCCGAGCTCGTTTCGGAGGGGGTCGGGGCGTTCAAGCTCTATCTCCTCTCGGGCATGGAGACCTACCGCGACCTGTCTCCCGACGAGATCCGCGAAGTGCTCTGCGAGCTCTTCCTGCACGGCGTGCCGGCCGGGATCCACGCAGAGGACCGCGCCCTCGTACTGGAGGCGACGCAGAGGCTGCAAGGCTCCGGGGACGCGTCGCCGCTCGCCTACGCCGCTTCGCGGCCGGCCGCGGCCGAGGTGAGAGCGGTCGCGACGAT
The genomic region above belongs to Holophagales bacterium and contains:
- a CDS encoding PKD domain-containing protein, which encodes MAAPHLAGVMALVRKAHPGWTPAELKAAVMNTAGFDVSSHPPAGSLPVYGPSRVGAGRVDAARAIATTVLAFNDERPELVSLAAFVEGTAPVTAVRKVRVVNKGAVPVTLTPGWAGAATIPGVRVDVPAAPIVVPAGGATTFDVNVVLVDPTAVTHAPEPTLVLAQGSYAPLSNRFWMAEAGGVVTLAGAAAGTLRVPLHVVARGQSEVRAASRALGAPVSGGAFTIPLVGTGLKTGPLLPVDVVSTVSAFELHAESPKKAGTSAARAAADLAWVGAASSVPATGLGTDATVWFGVGTWGEWVSPSEVTFEIEIDRNGDGIADAKVRTLQTGDVEDPASSGETADPTDVHVAFTSASAPSFGTGTFRYLNVDPAARDTNLFASNVVVIPAPAGSTGLGLSPGNARFRYRVSTSSTFVGSVDETAWLTFDAQKPGYSVLAADGTPFHDDLGGTALPARYDAAAAQATGALGVLLLHHHNAQASRIETLTGRNTPPTVSIAEPLPGSTVDAGFPVRFRAVGTDADGGDPLTYVWSFGDGRTAAGADVTASFARAGSQVARVTVTDGAGATATAEVSFNVREPQGVTGASALLPVVLDVRGVGGAPFTTEVTLVSRAAAASRALLSYTASAGSGTGWAGLELAAGETRILPDVIDFLRSQGLPIPDDGTNQVGTLRVTLVGATSAADLFVGGRTSTPGDGGSFGLFYADAATSTATAIVAGLQENDAMRSNLAVVNAGAEPVTLAIRLHGPLGEDLGTLENAVLPAWGWQQYNRPLLGEAASGRALVTRISGTSPFSAYGVLNDAGTSDGSFVPPLFPGAAGPADRMIPVVLDVKGLGTSRYATEVTLANLGAAPLALTLTYGATAQFGGGSGSVPLTLAAGEQRILPDAISFLRAGGLAIPGGGANVAGSLLVKAPAGTSVGVLVAGARTYTGSTLRPGTFGVYYPGLTAAESADGPAWVHGLQQNASMRSNVAFVNVGDAGAVTLRVTFYGEAGQALESPEEWTLGSGEWKQLGLPLGTRGATAGSARIERISGTSRFIAYGVLNDEATSDGSYLPMTR
- a CDS encoding RidA family protein encodes the protein MRIVETPHAPHPAGHYSQAVVHGGLVFVAGQLPHDVASPGRAPGGAEEQTERALGNVEAILEAAGSGLERLLSVTLYVTDISLWPHVNAAYARVLGAHRPARAVVPVKELHHGYLVEVQAVAALRE
- a CDS encoding EamA family transporter, whose amino-acid sequence is MPGTAPRSNVLAWIAYAVCAIVWGSTYFAIAVALESFPPYGMVAVRFGVASVLTLGVARLFREPWPARKELPHLALVGVLLLGICNALIVWSETRVTSGVAAVLAALTPAWFGILTARTEPLGARGWIGTGLGLAGVVLLVGPGTSGGVDLVGVAAILLATFLWAVGTLHHRKYVRGGGALTNAGLEMLAAAIFGAILAPFGGGFVSGAVTPKALLAIGYLAVFGSCLAYTAHLYLTKTWSPARAGTYAYLNPVIAVLLGAAFLGEAFNARMALGMAVVLVGVALVQYRSQRG
- a CDS encoding cyclic nucleotide-binding domain-containing protein; translation: MHERAARSGDGALLFHYPEYDALPAADRGAVDALVSTVRVTAGETVFRRGDPGDAMFVVKSGRFCVTGATPSGAEVTLGELGEGDWAGEMAVLTGQPRSATLTAVTDGELVRLLRSGFDELSRIHPEIASRLTADIGPRLRRTQLLRVWEELFGLTEPSAFRDLEEAVEWRRVAAGEVLIRQGEASDAMYVVVTGRFRTIVKGPDGADVAVRETGAFSTLGELGLLAELPRSATVLALRDSDVIRLSREAFRGFALRHPEALLKVASIVAERQMNGHAPRSRASGPAKAPGGLTIALVPLTEDPESLALGRTLAERLGALGDTLVLGAAAFDERHGRSGAANTPLSGPLSLAVDVSLRELEDRTRFLILDAGVEWTVWSERCLRRADRIVLVADAGASPEPGAIEERLAALKLPARTELVLVHAASTAQPQGTSEWLAQRAVADHHHVRPGNRRDEERLARRLAGRGVGLVLGGGGARGVAHVGVIRAIEEAGIAVDLVGGASMGAVVAAGYALHGSAAPLVSLAETFSDPSRIYDRTLPLVSLMSGGKVLRLMKSLYGDRAIEDLWTPFFSISTNLTRARIDVDRRGPLWRAVRKSMSIPGVFPPIIEEGDVIVDGGVVDNFPVERMATRADCGTVIGVNVAPAVDKVKPYRFGPELSGWKVLRGRLLPWAKKTRAPSLVGSLLRTQEINSVMALRSGLRFVDLLVEPSVDQFRLNEYDRHVELIASGYDAGTKALGSGLDFLI